A window from Chroicocephalus ridibundus chromosome 19, bChrRid1.1, whole genome shotgun sequence encodes these proteins:
- the LOC134525205 gene encoding digestive cysteine proteinase 1-like, whose protein sequence is MGVLRWLTASALCVAIRGQDYGLHRRPPHFGSIYHVRGVINLPYAEIEEPFEAWYNLTGNKSRIQYYGGQVITYQLAAVKPYGMRYKITPETTEKEVNARKCFQLPGSKEDVVKAQSVFPSMDGFKFLREEYYRGRYCAVWQNITRWAQKKNVYTMWVTNSSCGVAPVHYEMRGYNSLLGSHYDKYEIAYSDFDNSFPSSIFDLPVNETKKCGDLPGSSAEHRVLANPMEDLVGRHQPWAHEVFHHYRRRLGRRYGSAREMEHRQSIFVHNMRFVHSRNRAALSYTLALNHLADRTPQELAALRGRRRSGVTNNGQPFPVQLYAGLILPESLDWRMYGAVTPVKDQAVCGSCWSFATTGAMEGALFLKTGVLTPLSQQVLIDCSWGFGNYACDGGEEWRAYEWIKKHGGIASTESYGSYKGQNGLCHYNQSEMLAKITGYVNVTSGNITAVKAAIYKHGPVAVSIDASHKTFSFYSNGVYYEPKCGNKPGELDHAVLAVGYGVLQGETYWLIKNSWSTYWGNDGYILMAMKDNNCGVATEATYPILA, encoded by the exons ATGGGTGTTCTCCGCTGGCTCACGGCCTCTGCGCTCTGCGTCGCCATCCGGG gACAGGACTATGGGCtccaccgccgcccgccccactTCGGCTCCATCTACCACGTCCGAG GCGTCATTAACCTGCCCTACGCTGAGATCGAGGAGCCCTTCGAAGCCTGGTACAACCTGACGGGAAACAAGAGCCGGATCCAGTACTACGGGG GGCAGGTGATAACCTACCAGCTGGCGGCGGTGAAACCCTACGGGATGCGCTACAAGATCACGCCGGAGACCACCGAGAAGGAGGTGAACGCCAGAAAATGCTTCCAGCTGCCCGGCTCCAAGGAGGACGTGGTCAAGGCTCAGAGCGTCTTCCCCAGCATGGACGGCTTCAAG TTCCTGCGGGAGGAATACTACCGGGGCCGGTACTGCGCCGTCTGGCAGAACATCACCCGCTGGGCGCAGAAGAAGAACGTCTACACCATGTGGGTGACCAACTCCAGCTGCGGGGTGGCCCCCGTCCACTACGAGATGCGGGGCTACAACAGCCTGCTGGGCTCCCACTACGACAAGTACGAGATCGCCTACAGCGACTTCGACAacagcttcccctcctccatcTTCGACCTCCCCGTCAACG AGACGAAGAAGTGCGGGGACCTGCCGGGGAGCTCGGCGGAGCACCGGGTGCTGGCGAACCCCATGGAGGACCTGGTGGGAAGGCACCAACCTTGGGCCCACGAGGTTTTCCACCACTATCGCAGGCGGCTGGGGCGGCGGTACGGCTCGGCACGGGAGATGGAGCACAGGCAGAGCATCTTCGTGCACAACATGAG GTTCGTGCACTCCAGGAACCGCGCTGCTCTCTCCTACACGCTGGCGCTGAACCACCTGGCCGACCGCACGCCCCAGGAGCTGGCCGCCCTGCGGGGACGCCGCCGGAGCGGGGTCACCAACAACGGGCAGCCCTTCCCCGTCCAGCTCTACGCCGGCCTCATCCTGCCCGAGAGCCTCGACTGGCGCATGTACG gcgcCGTCACCCCCGTGAAGGACCAGGCCGTCTGCGGGTCCTGCTGGAGCTTCGCTACGACGGGTGCCATGGAGGGTGCCCTCTTCCTCAAG aCCGGCGTGCTGACCCCCCTGTCCCAACAAGTCCTCATCGACTGCTCCTGGGGCTTCGGGAACTACGCCTGCGACGGGGGCGAGGAGTGGCGAGCCTACGAGTGGATCAAGAAACATGGCGGCATCGCCAGCACCGAGTCCTACGGGTCCTACAAGGGGCAG AACGGCTTGTGCCACTACAACCAGTCTGAGATGCTAGCCAAGATCACGGGCTACGTCAACGTCACCTCCGGCAACATCACGGCGGTCAAAGCCGCCATCTACAAGCACGGCCCCGTGGCCGTCAGCATCGATGCCTCACACAAGACCTTCTCCTTCTACTCCAACGGCGTCTACTACGAGCCCAAGTGCG GGAATAAGCCAGGAGAGCTGGACCACGCAGTGTTGGCCGTAGGCTACGGGGTCCTGCAGGGAGAGACCTACTGGCTCATCAAGAACTCCTGGTCCACCTACTGGGGCAACGACGGCTACATCCTCATGGCCATGAAGGACAACAACTGCGGCGTGGCCACCGAAGCTACTTATCCCATCCTGGCCTGA
- the LOC134525206 gene encoding digestive cysteine proteinase 1-like, translating into MEGLGGLLVLGAAVLLGVECKAPLETPTFGDIYHVTGVISLPYAEIREPFEAWYNLTGGKSRIEYYGGQVVTYQFGSIEPFGASFKVTPETTETEVNVRKCFRINGTDGDLVAPQSVFPSLENFKRVREERFRGQRCAVWQNVSYWGHKKNVYTLRVGSSARGPVPLHYEVRGFNSLLGSHYDKYEIDYSSFGHRFSPSIFRLPEGVQCEQWPAAGPEHRIVANPMQEFVGRAPEMDHVHHRLFHRYKERFGKSYGSEEEHEHRKRAFIHNMRFVHSRNRAALSYTLALNHLADRTPQELAALRGRRRSGVTNNGQPFPVQLYADLVLPESLDWRLYGAVTPVKDQAVCGSCWSFATTGAMEGALFLKTGVLTPLSQQVLIDCSWGFGNQACDGGEEWRAYEWIMKHGGIASTESYGPYLGQNGYCHCNQSELVAQLAGYASVEPGSAEALKAALVKHGPVAVNIDASHKSFAFYANGVYEEPHCGNETSSLDHAVLAVGYGVLHGKSYWLIKNSWSTYWGNDGYILMAMKDNNCGVATAASFPILA; encoded by the exons atggaggggctgggggggctgctggtgctgggggctgccgtgCTGCTGG gagtAGAATGCAAAGCTCCTCTGGAGACACCCACGTTTGGGGACATCTACCATGTCACAG GAGTCATCAGCCTGCCCTACGCCGAGATCAGAGAGCCCTTCGAAGCCTGGTACAACCTCACCGGGGGGAAGAGCCGCATCGAGTACTACGGCG gccaAGTGGTCACCTACCAGTTTGGGTCCATCGAGCCCTTCGGTGCCAGCTTCAAGGTGACTCCCGAGACCACGGAGACGGAGGTCAACGTCCGCAAGTGCTTCCGCATCAACGGCACCGATGGGGACCTCGTCGCCCCGCAAAGCGTCTTCCCCAGCCTGGAGAACTTCAAG CGGGTGCGGGAGGAGCGTTTTCGCGGGCAGCGCTGCGCCGTCTGGCAGAACGTCTCCTACTGGGGCCACAAGAAGAACGTCTACACGCTGCGGGTGGGCAGCTCCGCCCGGGGCCCCGTGCCCCTGCACTACGAGGTGCGCGGCttcaacagcctcctgggctccCACTACGACAAGTACGAGATCGACTACTCCTCCTTCGGCCACCGCTTCTCCCCCAGCATCTTCCGTCTCCCCGAGG GGGTGCAGTGCGAGCAGTGGCCCGCGGCCGGCCCCGAGCACCGCATCGTGGCCAACCCCATGCAGGAGTTTGTGGGGAGGGCGCCGGAGATGGACCACGTCCACCACCGCCTCTTCCACCGCTACAAGGAGCGGTTCGGGAAGAGCTACGGCAGCGAGGAGGAGCACGAGCATCGCAAGCGTGCCTTCATCCATAACATGCG GTTCGTGCACTCCAGGAACCGCGCCGCTCTCTCCTACACGCTGGCGCTGAACCACCTGGCCGACCGCACGCCCCAGGAGCTGGCCGCCCTGCGGGGACGCCGCCGGAGCGGGGTCACCAACAACGGGCAGCCCTTCCCCGTCCAGCTCTACGCCGACCTCGTCCTGCCCGAGAGCCTCGACTGGCGGCTCTACG gcgcCGTCACCCCCGTGAAGGACCAGGCCGTCTGCGGGTCCTGCTGGAGCTTCGCTACGACGGGTGCCATGGAGGGTGCCCTCTTCCTCAAG aCCGGCGTGCTGACCCCCCTGTCCCAACAAGTCCTCATCGACTGCTCCTGGGGCTTCGGGAACCAGGCGTGTGACGGGGGCGAGGAGTGGCGAGCCTACGAGTGGATCATGAAGCACGGCGGCATCGCCAGCACCGAGTCCTACGGGCCCTACCTGGGGCAG aatGGCTACTGCCACTGCAACCAGTCGGAGCTGGTGGCCCAGCTCGCCGGCTACGCCAGCGTGGAGCCGGGCAGCGCCGAGGCGCTGAAGGCTGCGCTGGTCAAGCACGGCCCCGTGGCCGTCAACATCGACGCCTCCCACAAGTCCTTCGCCTTCTACGCCAACGGCGTCTACGAGGAGCCCCACTGCG GAAACGAGACGTCATCACTGGACCACGCCGTGCTGGCCGTGGGCTACGGGGTCCTGCATGGCAAGAGCTACTGGCTCATCAAGAACTCCTGGTCCACCTACTGGGGCAACGACGGCTACATCCTCATGGCCATGAAGGACAACAACTGCGGCGTGGCCACCGCCGCCTCCTTCCCCATCCTGGCCTGA